Proteins from one Kazachstania africana CBS 2517 chromosome 1, complete genome genomic window:
- the TIM54 gene encoding Tim22-complex subunit TIM54 (similar to Saccharomyces cerevisiae TIM54 (YJL054W); ancestral locus Anc_1.328), which translates to MPTSSTPPKGSKGFANSMLKTLGLPAFKLPSRNWMLFWTVLTASLSGVAYDKYEQRKIIDYYTGKVKPLSQKPLDTNKLPRKITVFIAPPPNDYLDSSMKIWRRYVKPILHYSGVDYELIEEENQGVIRTTVANHLRALRKELQSSNNEEDTILFDEKSAQPVSTDNGQEFKRRFDYRDVMGIFHTHQKPKEIISEDSSISDSKLSGGVICLGRGAYKEYITGLHEGLLGPLEAPVEEQLSSTVMEGTALTGPLRSSNDQENILEADTLTIADSAVDNMTAEDKLVGTNISGEATIKEEVDEKTAEQNSKVLKPFISPSEYGAAEFPFPELEMHNTNIRETKNAVPILLHQPVLMIPTPNLLGFLTIPQRIIRFYERRKYCAFVCSQTYGMVKQDTIRPFADPQDLDLGKEEEEDWPRTWVKQGLERKSEWTRELQSDKRVTKFMYIYDRKDNEYDNSK; encoded by the coding sequence ATGCCAACTTCATCTACACCACCAAAAGGGTCAAAGGGATTTGCCAATTCCATGCTTAAAACCTTGGGACTTCCCGCTTTTAAGCTTCCGTCTAGAAACTGGATGCTTTTCTGGACAGTTTTGACAGCATCCTTATCTGGCGTAGCATACGACAAATATGAGCAACGAAAGATTATAGACTATTATACAGGGAAGGTTAAACCATTGTCTCAGAAACCATTAGACACCAACAAACTACCAAGGAAAATCACCGTCTTCATTGCACCTCCACCTAATGATTATTTGGATTCCTCAATGAAAATCTGGAGGCGCTATGTCAAGCCCATCCTTCACTACTCTGGGGTGGACTATGAActtattgaagaagaaaaccaAGGTGTCATTAGGACTACAGTTGCAAATCATCTGCGAGCTCTCAGAAAGGAACTACAGTCAAGCAATAATGAGGAAGATACTATTTTATTTGATGAGAAGTCTGCTCAACCAGTTAGTACTGATAATGGACAAGAATTTAAGAGACGATTCGACTACAGAGACGTGATGGGCATTTTTCATACACACCAAAAGCCAAAAGAGATAATAAGTGaagattcttcaatttctgattcaaaattaagTGGAGGAGTAATATGTTTGGGGAGGGGAGCATATAAAGAATATATCACTGGTTTACATGAGGGACTTCTGGGACCTCTTGAAGCGCCTGTTGAAGAACAACTTAGTTCTACTGTGATGGAAGGTACAGCGCTAACTGGGCCACTCAGATCCTCGAAtgatcaagaaaatattttggaagCTGATACTTTGACAATTGCGGATAGCGCTGTTGATAATATGACAGCTGAAGACAAACTTGTTGGTACTAACATTTCCGGCGAAGCCACGATAAAAGAGGAAGTCGATGAAAAGACAGCGGAACAGAATTCTAAGGTGCTAAAACCATTTATATCCCCATCAGAATATGGCGCAGCCGAATTCCCCTTTCCTGAATTAGAAATGCACAACACTAATATTAGAGAGACAAAAAATGCAGTTCCAATTCTTCTACATCAACCGGTCCTTATGATTCCGACTCCCAACCTACTAGGTTTTCTCACAATCCCCCAGAGGATCATAAGATTCTACgagagaagaaaatactGCGCCTTTGTATGCTCACAGACATACGGAATGGTAAAGCAAGATACCATCAGACCGTTTGCCGATCCACAAGATCTAGACCTGGGcaaggaagaagaggaagacTGGCCACGCACGTGGGTTAAACAAGGCCTTGAGAGGAAAAGCGAATGGACGAGAGAACTTCAGTCAGATAAACGTGTTACAAAATTCATGTACATTTATGATAGAAAAGATAACGAGTATGATAACAGCAAATAA
- the PEP8 gene encoding retromer subunit PEP8 (similar to Saccharomyces cerevisiae PEP8 (YJL053W); ancestral locus Anc_1.329), whose translation MSLFFKSPIDIEILLDGEESRKHVDIPAVKNSDTRTSKDSFPLYEDGESISGIVTLRVKEGKRLEHLGVKVSIIGSIDMAKTNGSTSGTKMSSSSDVRKKAVDQFLCLSYDLCPAGELTHSQNFPFLFKDLAKRYESYRGKNVDVSYYVKVTVMRKTTDISKAKKFWVYLYNDISNSTSEITNDSSGKQKTDLAEVETTEENANKDGAIGDGNNRENVNEQKMVSKSTDEEGTSNISKPVRLDIGIENCLHIEFEYGKAQYNLKEVIVGRIYFLLTRLKIKHMELSIITRESSGLKPSSSLIDSTAIRFEIMDGSPVKGETIPIRLFLGGYDLTPNMSCNYFSVKNYISLVIIDEDGRRYFKQSEVVLYRTR comes from the coding sequence ATGAGTTTGTTCTTTAAATCAccaattgatattgaaattttacttGATGGTGAAGAATCGAGGAAGCATGTCGATATACCAGCAGTTAAAAACTCAGATACAAGGACATCTAAAGATAGTTTCCCACTCTATGAAGATGGCGAATCAATAAGTGGTATAGTAACCTTAAGAGTGAAAGAAGGGAAACGGTTAGAACATCTTGGTGTGAAAGTATCAATCATCGGGTCAATTGATATGGCCAAAACCAATGGCTCTACTAGTGGCACCAAGATGTCGAGTAGTTCGGATGTCAGGAAGAAGGCAGTAGACCAGTTTCTTTGTTTAAGTTATGATTTATGCCCGGCTGGTGAATTAACACATTCTCAGAACTTCccatttttgtttaaaGATCTTGCAAAGAGGTATGAATCATATCGTGGAAAAAATGTTGACGTTTCTTACTATGTGAAAGTGACAGTTATGAGGAAAACTACCGATATATCGAAAGCTAAGAAATTTTGGGTTTACCTTTATAATGATATCTCCAACTCCACATCTGAAATAACCAATGATTCTTCCGGAAAACAAAAGACAGACTTAGCAGAAGTTGAAACTACAGAAGAAAATGCGAATAAAGATGGTGCAATTGGCGATGGCAATAACAGAGAGAATGTCaatgaacaaaaaatgGTTTCTAAATCTACAGATGAAGAAGGAACTAGCAACATATCAAAACCCGTTAGATTAGACATAGGTATTGAGAACTGTCTGCATATAGAGTTTGAATATGGTAAAGCCCAGTACAATTTAAAAGAAGTTATTGTAGGGAGAATATACTTTCTGTTGACAAGGTTGAAAATAAAGCATATGGAACTAAGCATAATAACAAGAGAATCATCTGGATTAAAGCCTTCTAGTTCATTGATTGATTCTACGGCAATaagatttgaaatcatGGATGGCTCACCAGTTAAAGGCGAAACAATTCCAATTAGACTGTTCCTGGGGGGTTATGACTTAACGCCAAACATGAGTTGTAACTACTTCAGTGTCAAAAACTATATAAGCTTGGTCATCATAGATGAGGATGGTAGAAGATATTTCAAGCAATCAGAGGTTGTATTGTATCGCACGAGGTAA
- the KAFR0A00840 gene encoding uncharacterized protein (ancestral locus Anc_1.330): protein MLSEDPIQLEVPSQSWLKRLNRGFTALGSDRIGLTTTNNPKIFGTKKVVAKTIDKGTTCEIIMSIDVRNNTTSVTKKYIEKSEVFQRQLINEIKVLNHLSVNKFTVQMLSSNVSKKSITMEFLPYNLHRVLNLHATPTKEERQCYFIQICEAVEFLHGNGVVHRDLKLENIMLTEDTCHVKLVDFGSAVLDFKEECIGIRGSQELMAPEVLSSIKYDGKPVDCWSIGIIFFQMFNILPGKWGTKFPWKEARLSCERYTSFSVNDEKFPHITDMVEQDEDLHDLLLKLLSISVTDRITMANCLNHKYMKKIKNREHKHDRTLKHCKRVFEKLV, encoded by the coding sequence ATGTTATCGGAAGATCCTATTCAACTGGAGGTACCTTCACAGTCATGGCTGAAAAGACTTAATAGAGGTTTTACGGCATTGGGCTCTGATAGGATAGGGCTGACCACTACAAATAATcccaaaatatttggaacCAAGAAAGTCGTTGCAAAAACGATAGATAAGGGCACAACATGTGAAATCATTATGTCAATAGATGTTAGGAATAATACTACTTCAGTGactaaaaaatatattgaaaagtcCGAAGTTTTTCAGAGACAACTCATTAACGAAATAAAAGTGCTGAACCATCTTTCAGTGAATAAGTTTACTGTGCAAATGCTCTCATCCAATGTTTCAAAGAAGTCAATTACAATGGAATTTTTACCTTATAATTTGCACAGAGTACTTAATCTTCATGCCACGCcaaccaaagaagaaagacaaTGCTATTTTATTCAGATTTGCGAAGCTGTGGAGTTTTTGCATGGTAATGGAGTTGTACATCgagatttgaaattagagAATATAATGCTCACAGAGGATACATGCCATGTGAAGTTAGTTGACTTTGGTTCGGCAGTACTTGATTTCAAAGAGGAGTGTATTGGAATAAGAGGCTCACAAGAGCTCATGGCACCCGAGGTATTGTCTTCAATTAAGTATGACGGCAAACCAGTAGATTGTTGGTCCATAggtatcatattttttcaaatgtttaATATTTTACCTGGGAAATGGGGAACTAAATTCCCTTGGAAAGAAGCAAGACTATCATGCGAACGTTAtacttcattttcagtgAATGATGAGAAATTCCCACATATAACCGACATGGTAGAACAAGATGAAGATCTCCATGATTTGTTGCTAAAGTTATTGTCTATCTCCGTCACAGATAGAATCACGATGGCCAATTGTTTGAACCATAAAtacatgaaaaaaataaaaaaccGTGAACATAAACACGACAGAACTTTGAAGCACTGTAAAAGAGTGTTCGAAAAATTGGTTTGA
- the IRC8 gene encoding Irc8p (similar to Saccharomyces cerevisiae YJL051W; ancestral locus Anc_1.331), producing MTKIVGLASVFLSFALGSLCILLLSLSHQQEISLILITCSSFLYGLVLLVTLLIRVPFEKVIRGTVDYILQLITLGSSVAFFSNLIKQENISTSLLQKRVLIATGSILLFSLFCNGYFIGMESTATSPSKETLHDAEQNIPEYTEKNRFVPVKNSSQTLTPDMDIQEQNYNEIENKINWLMDDLPQNAYSDQMSNRSVIHHELKRVTSLRNSSAQKNARSIKAPSSKRRKNKLASIKQKFGFTQSIVTKKNASNSNKVNNSNKGRLVVSIRDSEKLFRTSDLTKRISNMTFSNSAIGFDNLLNSVAETSRSEVLNTSHLASVEKLSEQLMVASPALIQERSAIERINSALLPPCLRLTETSRQPSFDVEDEPQLGNQINDLNDRFDSEQKSNCATNVLDNNNLRQISEIIDLNFDHTSLYSAEHVEFPPNVTLEMWRKDKESFLKREESINREALLPPFKFDLGKALAYSANDDSPLSSPVETDRKLHLDLNQKIISNDRRDISAIIKLVERSNEDAISQLDKFLNEFSLEEGTENQCLEESLSHKNSMSVISDDATRDTITGVRAHHSPSKSIASIISGNESFTKKSQHALNSILKHSRTNSQVTYTFPSSTNFGRSVHSSPTKSQRIKRMGKKLSLSSITDAVSSSFSQEFTTPLGSRSHNRGKSVDFSYLHSIQNNSSPIKTISREHSLRDNRRHSLAPSILLRDTARSSIYLHSNATVHPNQEVAFDVTLNNNSFNEPQDQSRSVSHPDSIESTESANMYPDIVMSEYDREKWNTMRTLNIIDSKGQIKI from the coding sequence ATGACTAAGATAGTTGGTCTAGCCAGTGTATTCCTATCTTTTGCGTTAGGATCTCTCTGTATATTGTTATTATCGTTAAGTCATCAGCAAGAGATAAGTCTGATACTAATTACATGCTCTTCTTTCCTATATGGTCTTGTACTATTGGTAACGCTTTTGATAAGAGTTCCTTTTGAAAAGGTTATAAGAGGAACTGTCGACTACATTTTACAATTGATAACACTGGGATCATCCGTGGCATTTTTTAGTAATCTAATAAAGCAAGAGAATATATCTACTTCACTACTTCAGAAACGCGTCTTGATTGCGACTGGGTCGATACTCCTATTTTCACTTTTCTGCAATGGATATTTCATTGGTATGGAAAGCACTGCAACATCCCCTTCAAAAGAGACATTACATGATGCTGAACAGAATATCCCAGAATAcacagaaaaaaatagatttGTACCTGTAAAAAATTCCTCGCAAACGCTGACACCTGATATGGATATACAAGAACAAAATTACAACGAAATTgagaataaaataaattggTTAATGGATGATTTACCGCAGAATGCCTATTCTGATCAGATGTCCAATCGTTCAGTCATCCATCATGAGCTGAAACGAGTGACATCTTTGAGGAATAGTTCTGCCCAAAAAAATGCCAGGAGCATTAAAGCACCATCCTCtaaaagaaggaaaaataaattagcatctataaaacaaaaatttggttttACACAGAGTATTGTAACCAAGAAAAATGCATCAAATTCTAATAAAGtgaataatagtaataagGGAAGACTTGTAGTGAGCATCCGTGACTCTGAAAAACTGTTCCGTACATCAGATTTGACTAAAAGAATTTCTAATAtgacattttcaaattcagcCATCGGCTTTGATAACCTTTTAAATTCAGTAGCTGAGACATCCAGATCCGAAGTTTTAAATACCTCACATTTGGCTTCAGTTGAAAAGCTATCGGAGCAATTGATGGTTGCATCTCCAGCTTTAATACAAGAAAGGAGTGCCATCGAGAGAATCAATAGCGCCCTTTTACCACCATGTCTACGTTTGACTGAAACTTCTAGACAGCCCTCTTTCGACGTCGAGGATGAGCCACAGCTGggaaatcaaataaatgatttgaatgaCAGATTTGATTCGGAGCAAAAGTCCAATTGTGCCACGAATGTTCtggataataataatttgagGCAGATTTCTGAGATAATTGATCTAAATTTTGATCACACAAGCTTGTATTCTGCTGAACATGTTGAATTTCCTCCTAATGTAACTTTAGAGATGTGGAGAAAGGACAAAGAAAGTTTTCTGAAAAGGGAGGAAAGTATAAACAGAGAAGCTTTATTACCtccattcaaatttgatttagGAAAAGCTCTGGCATATAGTGCAAATGATGACAGCCCCTTATCAAGTCCAGTGGAGACAGATAGAAAATTGCATTTGGATTTGAaccaaaaaattatatctAATGACAGACGAGACATTTCTGCCATTATCAAACTTGTAGAGAGGAGCAATGAAGATGCAATAAGTCAATTAGATAAGTTTTTAAATGAGTTTAGCCTGGAAGAAGGGACAGAAAATCAGTGCTTAGAAGAAAGTTTATCGCACAAAAATTCGATGTCAGTAATCTCTGACGACGCTACCAGAGATACCATAACGGGGGTACGTGCACATCATTCACCAAGTAAGTCAATAGCCTCAATTATTAGCGGAAATGAAAGTTTCACTAAGAAGTCACAACATGCTCTAAACTCAATTTTGAAGCATAGTAGAACGAATTCACAGGTTACCTACACCTTTCCGTCGAGTACCAATTTTGGTCGTTCAGTACACTCATCACCAACAAAATCTCAAAGGATAAAGAGAATGGGGAAAAAGCTATCTCTTTCGAGTATAACTGATGCGGTATCTAGTTCCTTCAGCCAAGAATTTACAACGCCTCTTGGTAGTCGTTCACATAATAGAGGGAAAAGTGTAGATTTTTCCTATCTACATTCCATTCAAAATAACTCATCACCAATCAAAACTATATCCAGAGAACATTCACTTCGAGATAATCGCAGACACAGTCTTGCACCAAGTATATTATTGAGAGATACCGCACGTTCATCAATATATCTACACAGTAACGCAACTGTACATCCCAATCAGGAGGTTGCATTTGATGTCACTCTCAACAATAACTCTTTCAATGAGCCTCAAGACCAGTCCAGATCAGTATCTCACCCAGACAGCATTGAGTCTACTGAATCAGCAAACATGTATCCCGATATTGTCATGAGTGAATATGATAGGGAAAAATGGAATACCATGCGGACTTTGAATATCATTGATTCAAAGGGACAAATTAAAATATAG
- the MTR4 gene encoding ATP-dependent RNA helicase MTR4 (similar to Saccharomyces cerevisiae MTR4 (YJL050W); ancestral locus Anc_1.332) produces MDNDLFDVFSEEPAVVPDMSDEEVEAVSSESSDLTKSNNVKRDISDSEASADDKSKRVKPNKPTKAKKKETVVPVVADSFEQEASREVDASAGLTNAATTQVEQDGKVRLSHQVRHQVALPPNYDYKPIAEHKRTNEARTYPFTLDPFQDTAISCIDRGESVLVSAHTSAGKTVVAEYAIAQSLREKQRVIYTSPIKALSNQKYRELLAEFGDVGLMTGDITINPDAGCLVMTTEILRSMLYRGSEVMREVAWVVFDEVHYMRDKERGVVWEETIILLPDKVRYVFLSATIPNAMEFAEWICKIHSQPCHIVYTNFRPTPLQHYLFPAHGDGIYLVVDEKSTFREENFQKAMASISNQVGDDPNSIDSRGKKGQTYKGGAAKGDAKGDIYKIVKMIWKKKYNPVIVFSFSKRDCEELALKMSKLDFNSDDEKDALTKIFNNAIALLPETDRELPQIKHILPLLRRGIGIHHSGLLPILKEVIEILFQEGFLKVLFATETFSIGLNMPAKTVVFTSVRKWDGQQFRWVSGGEYIQMSGRAGRRGLDDRGIVIMMIDEKMEPQVAKGMVKGQADRLDSAFHLGYNMILNLMRVEGISPEFMLEHSFFQFQNVVAVPVMEKKLIEIGREAESIHIEDEQNIKEYYEIQQTLKGYNEDVRHIMNHPANILSFLQPGRLVEVRIDGQNYGWAAVIDFAKRVNKRNPTAVYTDHESYIVNVVVNTMYVDAPINLIKPFNPTFPEGVRPAQEGEKSVCAILPVTLEAINSVGNLRLFMPKDIRAGGQKETVGKSLQEVRRRFPNGIPLLDPVKNMKIEDADFQKLLRKINVLENKLTTNPLQGSVKFDEYYIQYGKKHKLNEEMKQLKHKISESQSVIQLDDLRRRKRVLRRLGFCTPNDIIELKGRVACEISSGDELLLTELIFNGNFNELKPEQAAALLSCFAFQERCKETPRLKPELSEPLKAMRETAAKIAKIMKDSKIEVVEKEYVESFRHELMEVVYEWCRGATFTQICKMTDVYEGSLIRMFKRLEELVKELIDVANTIGNAALKEKMENVVKLIHRDIVSAGSLYL; encoded by the coding sequence ATGGATAACGACTTATTTGATGTCTTTTCTGAGGAACCAGCTGTGGTTCCGGATATGTCAGACGAAGAAGTCGAAGCAGTCTCAAGCGAGTCCAGCGACTTAACTAAGAGCAATAATGTGAAACGTGACATCTCAGATAGCGAAGCTAGTGCAGATGATAAATCAAAGAGAGTAAAGCCTAATAAGCCAACAAAAGcaaaaaagaaggaaaCAGTGGTTCCTGTTGTGGCAGATTCTTTCGAACAAGAGGCCTCGAGAGAAGTCGATGCATCTGCTGGGTTGACTAACGCAGCCACAACTCAAGTTGAGCAGGATGGTAAGGTTAGATTATCTCATCAAGTGCGTCATCAAGTTGCCTTACCTCCAAATTACGATTATAAGCCAATTGCTGAACATAAAAGAACAAACGAGGCCAGAACATATCCTTTCACTTTAGATCCATTCCAAGACACTGCAATCTCCTGTATCGATAGAGGTGAGTCTGTGTTAGTTTCTGCACACACATCTGCCGGTAAAACTGTCGTTGCAGAATATGCGATTGCTCAATCCTTGAGAGAAAAGCAAAGAGTCATTTACACATCTCCTATCAAGGCCTTATCTAACCAAAAGTATAGAGAATTGCTAGCAGAATTTGGAGATGTTGGTTTAATGACTGGTGATATTACCATAAATCCAGATGCTGGTTGTTTAGTTATGACAACCGAAATTTTAAGAAGTATGCTGTATAGAGGTAGTGAAGTTATGAGAGAAGTTGCTTGGGTCGTCTTCGATGAGGTACACTATATGAGGGATAAGGAACGTGGTGTTGTTTGGGAAGAaactattattttattaccTGACAAGGTTCGTTATGTGTTTTTATCTGCTACTATTCCAAATGCCATGGAATTTGCGGAATGGATTTGTAAAATTCATTCTCAACCGTGCCATATTGTCTATACAAATTTCCGTCCAACTCCCTTGCAACATTATCTATTTCCTGCTCATGGTGATGGTATTTATTTAGTTGTAGATGAAAAAAGTACATTcagagaagaaaatttccaGAAGGCCATGGCCTCCATTAGCAACCAAGTAGGAGATGATCCAAACTCTATTGATTCAAGAGGTAAAAAGGGCCAGACATACAAAGGTGGCGCTGCGAAAGGTGATGCTAAGGGTGATATCTACAAAATTGTTAAAatgatttggaaaaaaaaatacaatcCGGTCATCGTTTTCTCTTTCAGTAAGAGAGATTGTGAAGAGCTAGCTTTAAAGATGTCCAAACTCGATTTTAattcagatgatgaaaaagacGCCTTAactaaaattttcaacaatgCAATTGCATTGTTACCAGAAACTGATAGAGAATTACCTCAAATCAAACATATTTTACCTCTATTAAGAAGAGGTATTGGTATTCATCACTCTGGTTTATTGCCTATTTTAAAAGAAGTTATCGAAATTCTTTTCCAAGAGGGTTTCTTAAAGGTTCTTTTTGCTACAGagactttttcaattgggTTAAATATGCCTGCAAAGACCGTTGTATTCACATCTGTTAGAAAATGGGATGGTCAGCAATTCCGTTGGGTATCTGGTGGtgaatatattcaaatgtCGGGCCGAGCTGGTCGTCGTGGTTTAGATGATCGTGGTATTGTTATCATGATGATTGACGAGAAAATGGAACCTCAAGTTGCAAAGGGGATGGTTAAAGGTCAAGCTGACAGATTAGATTCTGCTTTCCACCTTGGTTATAACAtgattctaaatttgatgCGTGTGGAAGGTATTTCTCCTGAGTTTATGCTTGAACATtcattctttcaattccaAAATGTCGTAGCTGTACCAGTGATGGAAAAGAAGTTGATCGAAATTGGTAGAGAAGCTGAATCTATtcatattgaagatgaacaaaatattaaagaatACTATGAAATACAACAAACACTAAAAGGTTACAACGAAGATGTTCGCCATATCATGAATCATCCTGCCAATATACTGAGCTTTTTACAACCTGGTAGATTAGTAGAGGTTCGTATTGATGGGCAAAATTATGGCTGGGCCGCGGTCATTGATTTCGCTAAAAGAGTGAACAAACGTAATCCAACTGCTGTTTACACTGATCACGAATCATATATTGTCAACGTTGTTGTTAATACAATGTATGTCGATGCCCCAATCAATTTAATCAAACCTTTCAACCCAACCTTCCCAGAAGGTGTCCGTCCTGCTCAAGAAGGTGAAAAGTCCGTATGTGCTATTCTTCCAGTTACTTTGGAGGCCATCAACTCTGTTGGTAACTTAAGATTATTCATGCCTAAGGATATCAGAGCGGGTGGCCAAAAGGAGACAGTGGGTAAATCTTTACAGGAAGTTAGGCGTAGATTTCCAAATGGTATTCCACTTCTTGATCCGGTTAAAAATATGAAGATAGAAGACGCTGACTTCCAGAAATTACTAAGAAAGATTAATgttttagaaaataaattaactACAAATCCGTTACAAGGATCGGTCAAATTTGACGAATATTACATACAATACGGTAAAAAAcataaattaaatgaagagATGAAACAATTAAAGCACAAAATCAGTGAGTCTCAATCGGTAATCCAGCTAGATGACTTACGTCGCCGTAAGAGGGTTTTACGTCGTTTAGGTTTCTGCACAccaaatgatattattgaattgaagGGTAGAGTTGCATGTGAGATTTCTTCTGGTGATGAATTGCTATTGACAgaattgattttcaatggtaaCTTCAATGAATTAAAGCCGGAACAAGCTGCAGCGCTATTATCATGTTTTGCCTTCCAAGAGCGTTGTAAGGAAACTCCAAGATTAAAGCCAGAACTTTCTGAACCATTGAAGGCTATGAGAGAAACAGCTGCTAAGATTGCTAAAATTATGAAAGACTCCAAAATAGAGGTTGTCGAGAAGGAGTATGTTGAAAGTTTCAGACATGAACTGATGGAAGTTGTTTATGAATGGTGTAGAGGTGCAACTTTCACACAAATATGTAAAATGACAGACGTATATGAGGGATCTCTTATTAGAATGTTTAAGAGACTAGAAGAACTGGTGAAGGAATTAATAGATGTTGCCAATACAATTGGTAACGCAGCcctcaaagaaaaaatggaaaacGTTGTCAAATTAATACATAGAGACATTGTCTCTGCTGGTTCGTTGTAtttatag
- the CHM7 gene encoding phosphatidic acid-binding protein CHM7 (similar to Saccharomyces cerevisiae YJL049W; ancestral locus Anc_1.334), with the protein MRQNVWKLPESRLPSLYKDFRNLSDLNPDGYTANIDTWKEFLIKNYCEADEKTVTFHCGEALLQELRLEVLGVPKCVDLAIDELVEENYLISMDEFNKNSRSISNKVQRKSLVNLLRWLGLNSRFISRKNEDSSSYLIEKDFVVKTSIEKSFEAVYEQIRKGIISRASGVTDLVFTVAEFYDKSGISRSLRSTLDRDTMLSFLELHKKILKRDGNIVKLVDTSTENMLRVTSNEITENDKRIVDVKTAISKIEKKIGGLEDDLDKVILKMNKREFKGLSKEVQLEYVKTKILSQKYMTRLLSYMNNLMTVKNQLDMCLTNQLVIETLNNSNEAIKSINEYIGSAEKIEDLLGEIAEGFGHNEEISQLLESYNADQELNNEIEEELTLLEGQEKKYNEDRENEALKTSSTDEQTLEKLEKLTITDVEEAVSTIKSQSGDTEEENSEGKIAAPAS; encoded by the coding sequence ATGCGGCAGAATGTTTGGAAATTGCCAGAGTCTCGGTTACCTTCGCTGTATAAGGATTTTAGGAACTTAAGTGATTTGAATCCAGATGGTTACACGGCAAATATCGATACATGGAAAGAATTCCTAATCAAGAACTACTGTGAGGCAGATGAAAAGACAGTGACTTTCCATTGTGGAGAAGCACTTTTGCAAGAACTAAGATTAGAAGTTCTTGGCGTTCCGAAATGTGTTGACTTAGCAATTGACGAACtagtagaagaaaattatttaatatcTATGGATgagttcaataaaaattcaCGTTCGATCAGTAATAAGGTACAGAGAAAAAGTTTAGTAAATCTGCTTAGATGGCTTGGGTTGAATTCCAGGTTTATAAGTaggaaaaatgaagattcaTCTTCCTActtaattgaaaaagactTTGTTGTAAAAACTTCGATTGAGAAGAGCTTTGAAGCAGTCTACGAACAAATAAGGAAGGGTATTATAAGCAGAGCATCAGGTGTGACAGATCTTGTTTTTACTGTAGCTGAATTTTATGATAAGAGTGGAATATCACGGTCCCTCCGGTCAACTCTTGATAGAGACACAATGCTTTCCTTTCTCGAGTTGCACAAAAAAATACTAAAACGAGATGGTAATATAGTAAAACTTGTTGATACGTCTACTGAAAATATGCTTAGAGtaacttcaaatgaaataaCAGAGAATGATAAACGTATAGTTGATGTTAAAACGGCTATTTCTAAAATCGAGAAGAAAATTGGTGGTCTGGAGGATGATTTGGATAAagtcattttgaaaatgaataaaagGGAATTCAAAGGTTTATCTAAAGAAGTGCAGTTAGAATATGTAAAAACTAAGATACTATCTCAGAAGTATATGACAAGATTGTTAAGCTACATGAATAATCTAATGACAGTAAAAAATCAGCTAGATATGTGTTTGACGAACCAGTTGGTTATTGAAACCTTGAACAATTCAAATGAGGCAATTAAGTCAATTAACGAGTATATTGGTTCTGCGGAAAAGATTGAAGACTTGTTGGGCGAAATAGCTGAGGGTTTCGGGCATAATGAAGAGATATCCCAGCTTTTGGAAAGTTATAACGCAGATCAAGAATTAAATAAcgaaattgaagaagaactaaCTCTTCTCGAGGGacaagagaaaaaatataacgAAGATAGAGAAAACGAAGCTCTAAAAACTAGTAGTACAGATGAGCAAACTCTAGAGAAATTGGAAAAGTTAACAATTACTGACGTGGAAGAAGCCGTGTCCACTATAAAGTCCCAAAGTGGTGACACTGAGGAAGAAAATTCTGAAGGGAAGATTGCAGCACCAGCATCTTAA